A single region of the Halorussus gelatinilyticus genome encodes:
- a CDS encoding aryl-sulfate sulfotransferase, which yields MERRRRMRHLAWAVLLLGLALGVQGLAANQSVSASSAADGPYEGHTLVSVQSYGLDGKLLELNEESEVVWKYDPPNSRVFDAEQLDNGNFLVAVTTKLPPSECPENQLVLVPGHCIEAKVLELDYETKEVVWNYSWYDEKITHHEVHDVDRLENGNTAIVDMGNDRALVVNESGEIVWEWHAENHLGEGTAFREKYGGPPNPGGEADWTHVNDIDKLENGNFQLSIRNFDVVIEVAPETKNITNVVGAPGKTEVLDHQHNPYKLRGGTLLVADSENDRVVELNATTDEIVWQYGGRGLLHWPRDADRLPNGNTLIVDTFNNRVVEINQRGEVVWKYEGVMMPYTADRLSVPEEDHETVPGTELRSRYSGVSSLEGTLKQAEAYAAFVFPTWVKLPELLTLAGMVVCGLVFLLDLSLAVFRRE from the coding sequence ATGGAGCGACGACGGCGGATGCGGCATCTCGCGTGGGCGGTGCTGCTGTTGGGACTGGCGCTCGGCGTGCAAGGGTTGGCGGCCAACCAGAGCGTGTCGGCGAGTTCGGCCGCCGACGGTCCCTACGAGGGCCACACGCTCGTCAGCGTCCAGAGCTACGGTCTCGACGGAAAACTCCTCGAACTGAACGAGGAGAGCGAGGTCGTCTGGAAGTACGACCCGCCGAACTCGCGGGTGTTCGACGCCGAGCAGTTGGACAACGGTAACTTCCTCGTGGCGGTGACGACCAAACTGCCGCCAAGCGAGTGCCCGGAGAACCAGCTCGTCCTCGTGCCGGGCCACTGTATCGAAGCGAAGGTCCTCGAACTCGACTACGAGACCAAGGAGGTCGTCTGGAACTACTCGTGGTACGACGAGAAGATAACCCACCACGAGGTCCACGACGTGGACCGCCTCGAAAACGGGAACACTGCGATCGTGGATATGGGTAACGACCGGGCGCTCGTCGTGAACGAGTCGGGCGAAATCGTCTGGGAGTGGCACGCCGAGAACCACCTCGGAGAGGGCACCGCGTTCCGCGAGAAGTACGGCGGCCCCCCGAACCCCGGCGGCGAGGCCGACTGGACCCACGTCAACGACATCGACAAGCTCGAAAATGGTAACTTCCAGCTCTCGATTCGCAACTTCGACGTGGTGATCGAGGTGGCCCCCGAGACGAAGAACATCACGAACGTCGTCGGCGCACCCGGCAAGACCGAGGTCCTCGACCACCAGCACAACCCCTACAAACTCCGCGGCGGGACCCTGTTGGTCGCCGACAGCGAGAACGACCGCGTGGTCGAGTTGAACGCGACGACCGACGAAATCGTCTGGCAGTACGGCGGCCGTGGTCTGCTCCACTGGCCGCGGGACGCCGACCGCCTGCCGAACGGCAACACGCTCATCGTGGACACCTTCAACAACCGCGTCGTGGAGATAAACCAGCGCGGCGAGGTGGTCTGGAAGTACGAGGGCGTCATGATGCCCTACACCGCCGACCGCCTCTCGGTCCCCGAGGAGGACCACGAGACGGTCCCCGGAACCGAACTCCGGAGTCGCTACAGCGGCGTCAGCTCGCTCGAAGGCACGCTGAAGCAGGCCGAGGCCTACGCCGCGTTCGTCTTCCCGACGTGGGTGAAACTGCCCGAACTCCTCACGCTCGCGGGGATGGTCGTCTGCGGTCTCGTCTTCCTGCTGGACCTGAGCCTCGCCGTCTTCCGCCGCGAGTAG
- a CDS encoding DUF7577 domain-containing protein: MGVWGWIVLYVLLFALLQLLIYRYLRSDEDAPLFRSTPPNRETTPVEEAPIEEVREFEDRRQSDDPSVVVCPRCGAENDTGYTYCRNCVSPMSAR, encoded by the coding sequence ATGGGCGTTTGGGGCTGGATCGTCCTCTACGTGCTCCTCTTCGCGCTCCTCCAGTTGCTAATCTATCGCTATCTCAGGAGCGACGAGGACGCGCCGCTGTTCCGCTCGACGCCGCCGAACCGGGAGACGACCCCCGTCGAGGAGGCTCCTATCGAGGAAGTCCGGGAGTTCGAGGACCGACGCCAGAGCGACGACCCCTCGGTCGTGGTCTGTCCGCGGTGCGGTGCCGAGAACGACACGGGGTACACCTACTGCCGGAACTGCGTGAGTCCGATGTCGGCGCGGTGA
- a CDS encoding DUF7344 domain-containing protein encodes MTNSSAETRDTISPDAVLSAVADDHRRAVLQILNRTDGGVMEMSALTDAVAEHVRDGEPPDDDQRRRVRTALHHTHLPKLEACEMVVYDAETEQVRNVADELGQELLALIAPYETRR; translated from the coding sequence ATGACGAACAGTTCCGCGGAGACGAGAGACACGATTTCCCCCGACGCGGTTCTCTCGGCCGTCGCCGACGACCACCGACGGGCCGTCCTTCAGATTCTGAACCGGACCGACGGGGGCGTAATGGAGATGAGTGCGCTCACGGATGCGGTTGCCGAACACGTGCGAGACGGAGAACCGCCGGACGACGACCAGCGACGACGCGTCCGCACTGCACTCCATCACACCCACCTCCCGAAACTGGAAGCGTGCGAGATGGTCGTCTACGATGCCGAAACCGAGCAGGTCCGAAACGTCGCTGACGAACTGGGCCAAGAACTACTGGCGCTGATTGCCCCGTACGAAACTCGCCGGTGA
- a CDS encoding helix-turn-helix domain-containing protein — translation MSVIAEFRVPSADFELGRILRVEGVTSIELETLVPIGEAAVPLFWIHNSTRQSFLETVQRHPAVNDATEVDVFEDRTLFTLDWDANHDHLFRGINESNGQLLSATGTPDAWDFELRFPDHDALSGFTAHCEDAQVSVEAIRVYNPTKPDAGQWYGLTDPQREAITLAVEMGYYDIPRGCTTKELADELGISDQAVTERLRRAIVALVTYTLAPSESAE, via the coding sequence ATGAGTGTCATTGCCGAATTTCGGGTCCCATCTGCCGACTTCGAACTCGGACGGATTCTCCGCGTCGAGGGCGTCACGTCCATCGAACTCGAGACCCTCGTCCCGATCGGGGAGGCCGCCGTTCCGCTGTTCTGGATCCACAACTCGACACGCCAGTCGTTTCTCGAAACCGTCCAACGCCATCCGGCAGTCAACGACGCGACGGAGGTGGACGTGTTCGAGGACCGGACGCTCTTCACGCTCGACTGGGACGCCAACCACGACCACCTCTTCCGGGGAATCAACGAGAGTAACGGACAGCTCTTGAGCGCCACCGGAACTCCCGACGCGTGGGACTTCGAGCTTCGGTTTCCCGACCACGACGCCCTCAGCGGGTTCACGGCACACTGCGAGGACGCGCAGGTCTCCGTAGAGGCGATTCGGGTGTACAACCCGACGAAACCCGACGCGGGTCAGTGGTACGGCTTGACCGACCCCCAGCGCGAAGCGATTACGCTCGCCGTGGAGATGGGATACTACGACATCCCGCGGGGGTGTACCACGAAGGAACTCGCGGACGAGCTCGGAATCTCCGACCAGGCCGTGACGGAACGACTCCGTCGCGCCATCGTCGCGCTGGTCACGTACACGCTCGCTCCGTCCGAATCGGCGGAGTGA
- a CDS encoding helix-turn-helix domain-containing protein has protein sequence MATVMEFTSPADEFPLGTIFETLPAVTVELERLIPHETRIIPYFWVRGADAEDIEAAFNAHAGVTSIKLIDSVENEYLMRAEWDREYVGVLSALAETHLVTLSGVGTNDGWKFEVRGESQEDVSEFRTYCQEHDIPIDITAVHALLPIQGEGYELTDTQREALVLAYERGYFDSPREASLEDIAEELGITQQSLSSRLRRGHRRLIAATLVRQ, from the coding sequence ATGGCGACCGTAATGGAGTTCACGAGTCCAGCAGACGAGTTTCCGCTAGGAACGATCTTCGAAACTCTGCCGGCGGTGACGGTCGAACTGGAGCGACTCATCCCGCACGAGACCCGGATTATCCCGTACTTCTGGGTTCGTGGCGCGGACGCCGAGGACATCGAAGCCGCGTTCAACGCCCACGCTGGCGTGACCAGCATCAAACTCATCGACAGCGTCGAGAACGAGTATCTCATGCGGGCCGAGTGGGACCGAGAGTACGTCGGCGTCCTGAGCGCCCTCGCCGAAACGCACCTCGTTACGCTTTCGGGAGTCGGGACGAACGACGGGTGGAAGTTCGAGGTGCGCGGCGAGAGTCAGGAGGACGTGAGTGAGTTTCGGACGTACTGCCAGGAACACGACATCCCGATCGACATCACCGCCGTACACGCGTTGCTCCCGATACAGGGAGAGGGATACGAGTTGACGGACACCCAGCGAGAGGCGTTAGTGTTGGCCTACGAGCGCGGGTACTTCGATTCACCGCGCGAGGCGTCGCTCGAAGACATCGCCGAGGAACTCGGCATCACTCAGCAGTCGCTCTCCTCCCGACTGCGACGCGGGCATCGACGGCTCATCGCCGCGACGCTCGTCCGGCAGTAG
- a CDS encoding HalOD1 output domain-containing protein, with amino-acid sequence MAVVAALSEVVDRDPTDLKPLHDYLDADALDELVRVRGATDGDVSVTVTRAEYVITVHSYGTVSVAPLPHDRSDDSSEDVVHE; translated from the coding sequence ATGGCCGTCGTGGCGGCGCTATCGGAGGTGGTGGACCGAGACCCGACGGACCTGAAACCGCTCCACGATTACCTCGATGCCGACGCGCTCGACGAACTCGTCCGCGTTCGGGGTGCGACGGACGGAGATGTCTCGGTCACGGTAACCAGAGCGGAATACGTGATCACCGTCCACAGCTACGGTACCGTCTCGGTCGCTCCGCTACCGCACGACCGGTCCGACGACTCGAGCGAGGACGTGGTTCACGAGTGA
- a CDS encoding sodium/calcium exchanger protein, whose product MLDRFRHPLVAVAVALVLTVPWIGTFVSSGGYGTVHPGENIAPATSVIVAGLAIVGAAFLLAWATETAEKDVPQAFAIAVLAVLAVAPEYAVDALYAWQAGAGSSEAANLAVANMTGANRILIGLGWSGIALFTIYRAKRTADAAVEYRSGFLANAVTLDRDVATEITFLFAATAYAFFVPLSGGIGPLDTLVLVGLYLLYLLVVIRGDVDASEEHVGVPAYFQQYPKARRIAVVLFGFAFSGAIIFTAVHPFAEGLEQLGLQYGIPEFFMIQWLAPLASESPELIVVAYLVNKARSTAGFNTLISSKLNQWTLLIGTLAVVYSISAGAIGTLPFDSKQAAEIWITAAQSLFAIAILTNFEISTREAVTLLVLFATQVLAEFYVIRTYAEPAATRISMSILYAYTAVYVVLGVGLLIARREGVRELLKRSTSNARTALGVGTGQTEYTD is encoded by the coding sequence ATGCTCGATCGGTTTCGTCACCCACTTGTCGCTGTCGCCGTCGCGCTGGTACTGACAGTCCCATGGATCGGAACGTTCGTCTCGTCCGGCGGATACGGAACCGTGCATCCGGGCGAAAACATCGCGCCAGCCACGTCCGTCATCGTCGCTGGCCTCGCAATCGTGGGTGCGGCATTCCTGCTCGCGTGGGCGACCGAGACCGCCGAAAAGGACGTTCCGCAAGCGTTCGCCATCGCGGTGCTGGCAGTGCTCGCCGTGGCCCCCGAGTACGCCGTCGACGCCCTCTACGCGTGGCAGGCCGGTGCTGGCTCTAGCGAGGCCGCCAACCTCGCAGTGGCCAACATGACCGGTGCGAACCGTATTCTCATCGGTCTCGGATGGTCCGGGATTGCGCTGTTCACCATCTACCGCGCGAAGCGCACCGCCGACGCGGCGGTCGAGTACCGCTCGGGATTCCTCGCAAACGCGGTCACTCTCGACCGAGACGTCGCCACCGAGATTACGTTCCTGTTCGCCGCGACTGCGTACGCGTTTTTCGTCCCCCTGAGTGGCGGTATCGGACCGCTCGATACCCTCGTCCTCGTCGGACTGTATCTGCTCTATCTCCTCGTCGTCATCCGCGGTGACGTTGACGCGTCCGAGGAACACGTTGGCGTTCCCGCGTACTTCCAGCAGTATCCGAAAGCACGACGGATTGCAGTCGTCCTCTTCGGTTTCGCGTTTTCGGGCGCGATAATATTCACCGCGGTACATCCGTTCGCCGAGGGACTGGAGCAGTTGGGGCTACAGTACGGCATCCCCGAGTTCTTCATGATTCAGTGGCTCGCACCGCTGGCCTCGGAGAGCCCCGAACTCATCGTCGTCGCCTATCTGGTGAACAAAGCGCGCTCGACCGCCGGGTTCAATACGCTCATCTCCTCGAAACTCAACCAGTGGACGTTACTCATCGGGACGCTCGCCGTCGTCTATTCCATCTCCGCTGGCGCTATCGGAACGCTCCCGTTCGATTCGAAACAGGCGGCAGAGATCTGGATCACCGCCGCTCAGAGCCTCTTCGCGATCGCCATACTGACGAACTTCGAAATCAGCACTCGCGAGGCGGTCACACTGCTCGTCCTGTTCGCTACGCAGGTTCTCGCGGAATTCTACGTGATTCGGACCTACGCCGAACCGGCCGCGACGCGGATCAGTATGTCCATCCTCTACGCCTACACCGCGGTATACGTCGTCCTCGGTGTCGGACTGCTCATCGCTCGGCGCGAAGGTGTCCGCGAACTCCTCAAGCGAAGTACCTCGAACGCTCGGACCGCGTTAGGAGTCGGGACGGGTCAGACCGAGTACACGGATTGA
- a CDS encoding DUF5789 family protein: protein MADNKSGRDEQADDADRRQRERSIAEELERGDETEPPVETGVLADLESVAFPATGAEVVDAVGDREVESADGTYTVEELIPDTDAETFDSPATVRMRVQRPTVAAAMKRVAEASRTLPNADFRGSQREAYEKTFQELEAIDADDDDEGVQAVGDWVVEQVRAKEKLPGSRAVRRRAAKFCRSNGYQVRNDEWLGI from the coding sequence ATGGCAGACAACAAATCGGGGCGAGACGAGCAAGCGGACGACGCCGACAGACGCCAGCGGGAGCGTAGCATCGCCGAGGAACTGGAGCGGGGGGACGAAACGGAACCGCCAGTCGAAACGGGAGTACTCGCAGACCTCGAGTCGGTAGCGTTCCCGGCGACGGGAGCCGAGGTCGTCGATGCGGTCGGCGACCGCGAGGTCGAATCGGCCGACGGGACGTACACCGTCGAGGAACTGATTCCGGACACGGACGCAGAGACGTTCGATTCTCCTGCCACCGTCCGAATGCGGGTCCAGCGGCCGACGGTCGCCGCCGCCATGAAACGGGTCGCGGAAGCCAGCCGGACGCTTCCGAACGCCGATTTCCGGGGGTCACAGCGCGAGGCCTACGAGAAGACGTTCCAAGAGCTCGAAGCGATAGACGCCGATGACGACGACGAAGGAGTGCAGGCGGTCGGCGACTGGGTCGTCGAGCAGGTCCGTGCCAAAGAGAAGCTTCCGGGGTCTCGGGCGGTCCGCAGGCGAGCGGCGAAGTTCTGTCGGTCGAACGGGTACCAAGTCCGGAACGACGAGTGGCTCGGTATATAG
- a CDS encoding DUF7539 family protein, which produces MVELPDERQLVVRARSQLEDWTRSARREAYTELFEGDDSVLSPEEVRLLDALDSELERRGGDGVWGTDQYGIHTAGTTGADTSLGVVCVYHPQITEDSVLRGVDDLDDETEERLNAALWRYSERVATLVEAKLDEFARRTQG; this is translated from the coding sequence ATGGTCGAACTTCCAGACGAACGGCAACTCGTCGTGCGGGCGCGTTCCCAGTTGGAGGACTGGACGAGAAGCGCCCGGAGAGAGGCGTACACCGAACTGTTCGAAGGTGACGATTCGGTCCTCTCCCCCGAGGAAGTGCGACTCCTCGACGCACTCGACTCCGAACTGGAGCGGCGGGGTGGCGACGGTGTCTGGGGGACCGACCAGTACGGCATCCACACTGCCGGGACCACGGGTGCAGACACGTCACTCGGAGTCGTCTGCGTCTATCACCCACAGATTACCGAGGACTCCGTGCTTCGAGGAGTCGACGATTTGGACGACGAGACCGAGGAGCGACTCAACGCGGCGCTCTGGCGATACAGCGAGCGAGTCGCGACACTCGTCGAAGCGAAACTCGACGAGTTCGCCCGCCGGACGCAGGGCTAG
- a CDS encoding SLC13 family permease has translation MLVVFALILLALVLFATERLPIDVTAILIMVLLMVLEPWTQISPREGISGFANPATITVLAMLILSTGINRTGIVQLLGRKMATFAGTDRRKQLAATIGVTGPVSGVINNTPVVAILVPVIADLAHEGETSPSKLLMPLSFASMLGGTLTLIGTSTNILASDIAAQLGAESPGLDLFAFGMFEFTKLGVVVFAVGALYLMTVGVWLLPERIPADEDLVEEYALQEYLADVVVPANSSLVGETIDEALGDDDLDIDVLQLLRDGDRFGDSLASKEIRETDTLRLRTNRETLERIIDAEGLVLSGGPQAEDDLHPDEEEPVLVEVVIPSGSVLVGETLASSTFRQRYDANVLAFRTRGDVVRDRFEDIRIRVGDTLLVQAPPDSLTRLVQNEDFIVAHEFDEVTYRSDKIPFAVAIIAGVVALPALNVLPIVVSALAGVVAMIFTGVLEPTELYSSVEWNVIFLLAGVIPLGIALQQTGAAALLGETVASTATFLPPIGVLWVFYLATGLLTSVISNNASVVLMIPVAANAAQAIGANAFAFVLAVTFAASTAFMTPVGYQTNLFVYGPGGYRFSDFLRVGAPLQFLLSIVTVLGIAFFWGVRA, from the coding sequence ATGCTCGTGGTTTTCGCCCTCATTCTCCTCGCCCTCGTGCTATTCGCGACCGAGCGGCTCCCCATCGACGTTACCGCCATTCTGATAATGGTGCTGTTGATGGTGCTCGAGCCGTGGACGCAGATCTCCCCCCGAGAGGGCATCTCGGGCTTCGCTAACCCCGCGACCATCACCGTACTGGCCATGCTCATTCTGAGTACCGGAATCAATCGAACCGGTATCGTCCAGCTTCTCGGCCGGAAGATGGCCACGTTCGCCGGGACCGACCGGCGCAAGCAACTCGCCGCGACCATCGGCGTCACCGGCCCGGTCTCGGGAGTCATCAACAACACGCCGGTCGTCGCCATTCTGGTTCCGGTCATCGCCGACCTCGCGCACGAGGGCGAGACCTCACCGTCGAAGTTGCTCATGCCGTTATCGTTCGCCTCGATGCTCGGGGGGACGCTGACGCTCATCGGCACCTCGACGAACATCCTCGCGAGCGATATCGCGGCCCAACTCGGGGCGGAGTCACCCGGTCTCGACTTGTTCGCGTTCGGGATGTTCGAGTTCACCAAACTCGGGGTCGTCGTCTTCGCAGTCGGCGCCCTCTATCTCATGACGGTCGGCGTCTGGCTGCTCCCCGAACGGATTCCGGCCGACGAGGACCTCGTCGAAGAGTACGCCCTTCAGGAGTACCTCGCAGACGTCGTCGTTCCTGCGAACTCGTCGTTGGTCGGGGAGACCATCGACGAGGCGTTGGGAGACGACGACCTCGACATCGACGTGTTACAGTTGCTCCGAGACGGGGACCGCTTTGGCGACTCGCTGGCGAGCAAGGAGATTCGCGAAACGGACACGCTCCGACTCAGAACGAACCGGGAGACGCTCGAACGCATCATCGACGCGGAGGGACTCGTCCTCTCGGGCGGTCCGCAGGCCGAAGACGACCTCCACCCCGACGAGGAGGAACCCGTCCTCGTCGAGGTCGTCATTCCGTCGGGGTCGGTCCTCGTCGGCGAAACCCTGGCGAGTTCGACCTTCCGACAGCGCTACGACGCGAACGTCCTCGCGTTTCGGACCCGCGGTGACGTCGTCCGCGACCGGTTCGAGGACATCCGCATTCGCGTCGGTGATACCCTCTTGGTGCAGGCCCCACCCGACAGCCTCACGCGACTCGTTCAGAACGAGGACTTCATCGTGGCCCACGAGTTCGACGAGGTGACCTATCGGAGCGACAAGATTCCGTTCGCGGTCGCCATCATCGCCGGCGTCGTCGCCCTGCCAGCGCTGAACGTCCTCCCGATAGTCGTCTCGGCGTTGGCAGGCGTCGTGGCGATGATCTTCACCGGCGTCCTCGAACCGACCGAACTCTACTCGTCGGTCGAGTGGAACGTGATCTTCCTCCTCGCCGGTGTGATTCCGCTCGGCATCGCCCTCCAGCAGACGGGGGCCGCCGCACTTCTCGGGGAGACCGTCGCCTCGACGGCGACGTTCCTGCCACCGATCGGCGTCCTGTGGGTGTTCTATCTCGCGACCGGCCTGTTGACGAGCGTCATCAGCAACAACGCGAGCGTCGTGTTGATGATTCCGGTGGCCGCCAACGCCGCGCAGGCGATCGGGGCGAACGCGTTCGCGTTCGTGTTGGCCGTGACGTTCGCGGCGTCGACGGCGTTCATGACGCCGGTGGGCTACCAGACGAACCTCTTCGTCTACGGTCCCGGCGGCTACAGGTTCTCGGACTTCCTCCGGGTCGGGGCACCGTTGCAGTTCCTGCTCTCGATAGTCACCGTCCTCGGAATCGCGTTCTTCTGGGGCGTCCGTGCGTGA
- a CDS encoding nucleotidyltransferase domain-containing protein: MSDEMSGVFLEVPLPDEQVFRYKAADDILELLYRNPHRKFTVTELRKTTDHGGKSVDNAIQILDSLDLIQKERDGRRSLIRINQEKIRKPDDPLLEIPQEEFRKPVRAFVEAAMETQGDNLVGILVFGSVARGEADRASDIDVQTIVKDDLVAARRELQDVRQQIENQTFDGNRYEIQLLVESVESSKNYGGKLQEIFSQGISIFATDELQAVQETVFHGE, translated from the coding sequence ATGAGTGACGAGATGAGCGGAGTTTTCCTCGAAGTCCCACTCCCCGACGAACAAGTCTTCCGCTACAAGGCGGCAGACGACATCCTCGAACTACTATACCGAAACCCACACCGAAAGTTCACAGTAACGGAACTCCGGAAGACCACTGACCACGGCGGAAAATCTGTAGATAACGCCATTCAGATACTCGACAGCCTGGATCTCATACAGAAAGAGCGGGACGGCCGGCGCTCGCTCATCAGAATCAATCAGGAAAAAATTCGAAAACCCGATGACCCACTTCTCGAAATCCCGCAAGAAGAGTTCAGGAAACCAGTGCGAGCGTTTGTCGAAGCTGCCATGGAAACACAGGGGGACAACCTCGTCGGCATACTCGTATTCGGAAGCGTCGCGAGAGGAGAAGCCGATCGCGCTAGCGACATCGACGTACAAACCATCGTAAAAGACGATCTCGTGGCGGCACGGAGAGAACTCCAAGACGTTCGCCAACAGATTGAGAACCAGACGTTCGACGGCAACCGGTACGAGATACAACTTCTCGTCGAATCGGTCGAATCCAGCAAAAACTACGGCGGGAAGCTTCAAGAAATCTTCTCCCAGGGAATTTCCATCTTCGCTACCGACGAACTCCAAGCGGTGCAGGAGACGGTTTTCCATGGAGAATAG
- a CDS encoding type II toxin-antitoxin system PemK/MazF family toxin, which yields MSWERGDVVVAIDPFKDDETAGRPFLVISDSETPFHGDQYIALSLTTRTWHDERIPLEDEHWTDGGAPKSSSIMPWSVNAIKNEWIDYRQGALREDVVERAVAHVVEYID from the coding sequence ATGAGTTGGGAACGCGGGGACGTCGTGGTCGCAATCGACCCGTTCAAGGACGACGAGACGGCTGGCCGTCCGTTTCTCGTGATCAGTGACAGCGAGACGCCGTTTCACGGCGACCAGTACATCGCGCTTTCGCTGACGACCCGGACGTGGCACGACGAACGGATTCCACTCGAAGACGAGCACTGGACGGATGGCGGCGCTCCAAAGTCCAGTTCTATTATGCCGTGGTCGGTGAACGCCATCAAAAACGAGTGGATTGATTACCGACAGGGAGCACTCCGTGAGGATGTCGTCGAACGGGCGGTCGCCCACGTGGTAGAGTACATCGATTAA
- a CDS encoding MarR family transcriptional regulator has protein sequence MPIDIETFSDASDEELTEVTNAEKVVRFLHRNDDKAFTPSEIAERAGVKKSSISTVLRRLRERNLVEHKGDYWAIGDEETVREAFRFHRTMADLDDRFGAEDIDEWRDHAAASRDE, from the coding sequence ATGCCGATCGATATCGAGACCTTCAGTGACGCCAGCGACGAGGAGCTCACGGAGGTGACGAACGCCGAGAAGGTCGTCCGGTTCCTCCACCGGAACGACGACAAGGCGTTCACGCCCTCCGAGATCGCGGAGAGAGCAGGCGTAAAGAAGAGTTCGATAAGCACCGTCCTCCGTCGGCTCAGGGAGCGGAATCTCGTCGAACACAAGGGGGACTACTGGGCGATCGGAGACGAGGAGACGGTCCGAGAGGCGTTTCGATTCCACCGGACTATGGCGGACCTAGACGACCGGTTCGGCGCAGAAGACATCGACGAGTGGCGGGATCACGCCGCGGCGAGCCGAGACGAATGA